The Lentzea guizhouensis genome contains a region encoding:
- a CDS encoding mechanosensitive ion channel family protein, producing MDIRQGLTDAWRAVATFVPKLAFFLLILLIGFFVAKAVAKLVDKGLERVGFDRLVERGGVQRMMARSKYDASDLIAKLVYYALLLITLQIAFGVWGPNPVSELLTGVVAWLPKAVVAIVIVVVAGAIANAVKDFVTGALGGLSYGRVLANIASVFIWALGIIAALNQIGVATTVTTPVLIAVLATVGGILVVGVGGGLVRPMQQRWEGWLGRAEAELPQAQAQAEAYQRGREDATRSRTPAETSTQVMAEQQVPATGPAVGSADPVLGDPAPPTSRRPLDER from the coding sequence ATGGACATCCGGCAAGGGCTCACCGACGCCTGGCGCGCGGTCGCCACGTTCGTGCCCAAACTCGCGTTCTTCCTGCTGATCCTGCTGATCGGCTTCTTCGTCGCGAAAGCGGTGGCGAAGCTGGTCGACAAGGGGCTGGAACGGGTCGGCTTCGACCGGCTGGTCGAGCGCGGTGGCGTGCAGCGGATGATGGCGCGCAGCAAGTACGACGCCTCCGACCTGATCGCGAAGCTCGTCTACTACGCGCTGCTGCTGATCACGTTGCAGATCGCGTTCGGCGTGTGGGGCCCGAACCCCGTGTCGGAGTTGCTGACGGGTGTCGTGGCGTGGCTGCCGAAGGCGGTCGTCGCGATCGTCATCGTGGTGGTCGCCGGTGCGATCGCCAATGCTGTCAAGGACTTCGTCACCGGTGCGCTCGGTGGTCTGTCCTATGGGCGGGTGCTCGCGAACATCGCGTCGGTGTTCATCTGGGCGCTGGGCATCATCGCGGCGCTGAACCAGATCGGCGTCGCCACCACGGTGACCACGCCGGTGCTGATCGCCGTGCTCGCCACGGTCGGCGGCATCCTCGTCGTCGGTGTCGGCGGTGGCCTCGTCCGGCCGATGCAGCAGCGGTGGGAGGGCTGGCTCGGCCGGGCGGAGGCGGAGCTGCCGCAGGCGCAGGCCCAGGCGGAGGCCTACCAGCGCGGCCGGGAGGACGCGACGCGCAGTCGCACGCCTGCCGAGACCTCGACGCAGGTGATGGCCGAGCAGCAGGTGCCGGCCACGGGCCCGGCGGTGGGTTCGGCTGACCCGGTGCTCGGTGACCCGGCGCCGCCGACGAGCCGTCGCCCGCTCGACGAACGCTGA
- a CDS encoding helix-turn-helix transcriptional regulator: MRADRLVKLVLLLRHHKMLSATALAAELEVSPRTVLRDVEALSTAGVPVYAERGRNGGFALLPGFQTELTGLNHDEALALLIAGSRRGAQVFGLGSALASAMLKVADALPESYRHTAAGKARRLLIDPDTDLLERRTTAEEIPDALVTEIRRAVFNGHKLRINYTAKNQKPQWRTIDPIGLVTVKDQGYLLATKDGADRTYRLSRIKAAEELDCPANRPEHVDLGKAWQDRGTRFRTGGEQTTVTLRLDPAKRSQLLDTALTVTTEDDRLTATFQDAWHAEWALWQLGTSAEALSPQWLRTKLRDRAAAIVTRYG; the protein is encoded by the coding sequence ATGCGCGCCGACCGGTTGGTGAAGCTGGTGCTCCTGTTGCGCCACCACAAAATGCTGTCCGCCACCGCGCTCGCCGCCGAGCTCGAGGTCTCCCCCCGCACGGTCCTGCGCGACGTCGAGGCGCTCTCCACCGCGGGCGTCCCCGTCTACGCCGAACGCGGCCGCAACGGCGGATTCGCGTTGCTGCCCGGCTTCCAGACCGAGCTGACCGGCCTCAACCACGACGAGGCCCTCGCCCTCCTGATCGCCGGCTCACGCCGGGGTGCCCAGGTGTTCGGGCTCGGGTCAGCACTCGCGTCAGCCATGTTGAAGGTCGCCGACGCGCTCCCGGAGAGCTACCGCCACACCGCCGCCGGCAAGGCGCGGAGACTGCTCATCGACCCCGACACAGACCTGCTCGAACGCCGCACCACGGCAGAGGAGATCCCGGACGCGCTCGTCACCGAGATCCGGCGCGCGGTCTTCAACGGCCACAAGCTGCGCATCAACTACACCGCGAAGAACCAGAAACCCCAGTGGCGCACCATCGACCCGATCGGCCTGGTCACCGTGAAGGACCAGGGCTACCTGCTCGCCACGAAGGACGGCGCCGACCGCACCTACCGCCTGTCCCGCATCAAGGCGGCCGAGGAGCTCGACTGCCCCGCGAACCGCCCGGAGCACGTCGACCTCGGCAAGGCCTGGCAGGACCGCGGCACCCGCTTCCGCACCGGCGGCGAGCAGACGACCGTCACCCTGCGACTGGACCCGGCGAAACGCAGTCAGCTCCTCGACACCGCGTTGACCGTCACCACCGAGGACGACCGGCTCACCGCCACCTTCCAGGACGCCTGGCACGCCGAGTGGGCGCTGTGGCAGCTCGGCACGAGCGCGGAAGCCCTGTCACCGCAGTGGTTGCGCACCAAGCTGCGCGACCGGGCCGCCGCGATCGTCACCCGCTACGGGTGA
- a CDS encoding CHAT domain-containing protein has product MADAVAVHNQGGALIEQYQRTGDLRLLDEGVAVLRDALRLGGLTETISTLASSLLHRYETAHEPADLDEAMELLTRLVDGPGVNLTQATEIVRVQRHRYERDGDLNVLNEAIALAQGVVQQTGPGQRDYDLMQHLLGLALAERYDRTRHLTDLEGAIAAHRIAADNARDELRPNMMLNLAATLRARIAATGDLSMLEEAEAMVGGALAALPAGHPERGNADWLVGALAQFRAQLSRDTDVLTDGIGALRRSVESANNPASLGTRLDSLAAALLQRFELSGDPVVLDEAIEVLRRTPPNAEHLTSLGHALRMRYLHLGDVDALREAVRVLREAVAAAVSPHAHTTAATSLTRAATELAERFPELVSDAVNAARDLVAATDSADALEMLAVALRMRFDTTDAREALIEAGELFEQVLRKRPAGDPLHPRALANLGAFWQQVYDLTGTPETLNEALIYYGRAARADPQQASYQHCFARLMLRQAEQTGDSSRLRAAARALAEAAASEALDPVTRVLAAHTASVTSARINDWEQALRGAERAMALLLRLARPDVENGLAELSGLVSDAVACAVQAGQLALATQWLEYGRDLLLGRVFDDDRAAFPPLGELQQCAVDGPIVLVNVSPLRCDALTLWPGRVELLPLPRLRHDEAVAHAEQFGADDHSFTETLEWLWDTVAEPVLEGVPEHTHVWWSPTGPLAGLPLHAAGRGGQSVVDRVVSSYTPTVRALAWARARAAAPVGAPSMIVVAPSDARHEVAVLAELWEAAALTGPLATRDNVLAALLHHPYAHFACAGEPSGNPARSGIRLHDGTVTALDIARLQLPASRLAVLSGGHLGGAFALAGYPSVIDTLWPVDERAAAEVTVAFHSALLDHGLSLPARALHAVVRELRDRYPARVWAAFTHTGA; this is encoded by the coding sequence ATGGCGGACGCGGTCGCCGTGCACAACCAGGGCGGTGCGCTGATCGAGCAGTACCAACGCACGGGTGACCTCCGCCTGCTCGACGAGGGTGTGGCGGTGCTGCGCGACGCGTTGCGGCTCGGTGGTCTGACCGAGACGATCAGCACGCTGGCCTCGTCGTTGCTGCACCGCTACGAGACCGCGCACGAACCGGCTGACCTCGACGAGGCGATGGAGCTGCTGACCAGGCTCGTCGACGGGCCCGGCGTCAACCTCACCCAGGCCACCGAGATCGTCCGCGTCCAGCGCCACCGCTACGAGCGCGACGGCGACCTGAACGTCCTCAACGAAGCCATCGCGCTCGCCCAGGGCGTCGTCCAGCAGACCGGTCCCGGCCAGCGCGACTACGACCTGATGCAACACCTGCTCGGCCTGGCTCTCGCCGAGCGCTACGACCGGACCCGCCACCTCACCGACCTCGAGGGCGCGATCGCCGCGCACCGCATCGCCGCCGACAACGCCCGCGACGAGCTGCGGCCGAACATGATGCTCAACCTCGCGGCCACGCTGCGGGCCAGGATCGCGGCCACCGGCGACCTGTCGATGCTGGAGGAGGCGGAGGCGATGGTCGGCGGGGCGCTCGCCGCCCTGCCCGCGGGCCACCCCGAGCGCGGCAACGCCGACTGGCTGGTCGGGGCGCTGGCCCAGTTCCGCGCGCAGCTCAGCCGCGACACGGACGTGCTCACCGACGGCATCGGCGCGCTGCGCAGGTCGGTGGAGTCGGCGAACAACCCGGCGTCGCTCGGCACCCGGCTGGACAGCCTCGCCGCGGCGCTGCTGCAGCGGTTCGAGCTGTCCGGCGACCCGGTGGTGCTGGACGAGGCGATCGAGGTGCTGCGCCGCACGCCGCCGAACGCCGAGCACCTGACGAGCCTCGGCCACGCCCTGCGGATGCGCTACCTGCACCTCGGCGACGTGGACGCGTTGCGCGAGGCCGTTCGGGTCCTGCGCGAGGCCGTGGCCGCCGCTGTCTCCCCGCACGCGCACACCACCGCCGCGACCAGCCTGACCAGGGCGGCGACCGAGCTGGCCGAACGGTTCCCCGAGCTCGTCAGCGACGCCGTGAACGCGGCACGCGACCTGGTGGCCGCCACCGACAGCGCCGACGCCCTGGAGATGCTCGCGGTCGCGCTGCGGATGCGGTTCGACACGACCGACGCGCGCGAGGCGCTCATCGAGGCGGGTGAGCTGTTCGAGCAGGTGCTGCGCAAACGCCCGGCCGGCGACCCGCTGCACCCGCGGGCGCTCGCGAACCTGGGTGCGTTCTGGCAGCAGGTCTACGACCTCACCGGCACGCCGGAGACGTTGAACGAGGCGCTGATCTACTACGGCAGGGCCGCGCGGGCCGACCCGCAGCAGGCCTCCTACCAGCACTGCTTCGCCCGGCTGATGCTGCGCCAGGCCGAGCAGACCGGTGACTCGAGCCGGCTGCGGGCGGCGGCGAGGGCGTTGGCGGAGGCGGCCGCGAGCGAGGCGCTGGACCCGGTGACGCGGGTACTGGCCGCGCACACGGCGTCGGTGACGTCCGCGCGGATCAACGACTGGGAGCAGGCGCTGCGCGGTGCCGAGCGGGCCATGGCGCTGTTGCTGCGGCTGGCGCGTCCCGACGTCGAGAACGGCCTGGCCGAGCTGAGCGGGCTGGTCAGCGACGCGGTGGCGTGCGCGGTCCAGGCCGGGCAGCTCGCGCTGGCGACGCAGTGGCTGGAGTACGGCAGGGACCTGTTGCTGGGCCGGGTGTTCGACGACGACCGGGCGGCGTTCCCGCCGCTGGGCGAGCTGCAGCAGTGCGCTGTGGACGGTCCGATCGTGCTGGTCAACGTGAGCCCGCTGCGGTGTGACGCGCTGACGCTGTGGCCGGGCCGGGTGGAGCTGCTGCCGTTGCCCCGGCTGCGGCACGACGAGGCGGTCGCGCACGCGGAGCAGTTCGGCGCCGACGACCACTCGTTCACCGAGACGCTGGAGTGGCTGTGGGACACCGTGGCCGAGCCGGTGCTCGAAGGCGTTCCCGAGCACACGCACGTGTGGTGGTCGCCGACCGGCCCGCTCGCCGGGCTGCCCCTGCACGCGGCCGGGCGCGGTGGTCAGTCCGTTGTGGACCGGGTGGTCTCCTCCTACACCCCGACGGTGCGCGCGCTCGCGTGGGCACGAGCGCGAGCGGCCGCACCCGTGGGCGCGCCGAGCATGATCGTGGTCGCGCCCTCCGACGCGCGGCACGAGGTCGCCGTGCTGGCCGAGCTGTGGGAGGCGGCGGCGCTGACCGGCCCGCTGGCCACGCGGGACAACGTTCTGGCCGCACTGCTGCACCATCCGTACGCGCATTTCGCCTGTGCCGGTGAGCCCTCCGGCAACCCGGCGCGCAGCGGGATCCGGTTGCACGACGGCACGGTGACCGCGCTGGACATCGCCAGGCTGCAGCTGCCCGCGTCCCGGCTCGCGGTGCTCTCCGGCGGCCACCTGGGCGGTGCGTTCGCGCTCGCCGGCTACCCGAGCGTCATCGACACGCTCTGGCCGGTCGACGAACGGGCGGCCGCCGAGGTGACCGTCGCGTTCCACTCGGCCCTGCTCGACCACGGCCTGAGCCTGCCCGCAAGGGCACTGCACGCGGTCGTGCGCGAGCTCCGCGACCGGTATCCGGCGCGAGTCTGGGCCGCTTTCACGCACACCGGAGCGTGA
- a CDS encoding RidA family protein: MERTAVNPWEWSVALGYAQGEVVTGATRTLYCSGQAAMNADGKPEHDGDMGAQLALSVANLEAVLGAAGMSAANLVRLTVYTTDVDSLFEHYGVLAGWLGAAGVAPTTSMVGVTRLAVPSLVVELEGTAVA; the protein is encoded by the coding sequence GTGGAACGGACCGCGGTCAACCCGTGGGAGTGGTCGGTGGCGCTCGGGTACGCGCAGGGGGAGGTCGTGACGGGCGCTACGCGAACCCTGTACTGCTCGGGGCAGGCGGCGATGAACGCCGACGGCAAGCCGGAGCACGACGGGGACATGGGGGCCCAGCTGGCGTTGTCGGTGGCCAACCTGGAGGCCGTGCTGGGTGCGGCCGGGATGTCGGCGGCGAACCTGGTGCGGCTGACGGTGTACACGACCGATGTGGACTCGTTGTTCGAGCACTACGGGGTGCTCGCGGGGTGGCTGGGGGCGGCCGGGGTGGCTCCGACGACGTCGATGGTCGGGGTGACGCGGCTGGCCGTGCCGTCGTTGGTGGTGGAGCTGGAGGGCACCGCGGTGGCGTGA
- a CDS encoding family 2 encapsulin nanocompartment cargo protein terpene cyclase, translating to MKDLLSGPSGLGTSAARLGRPEAVAVVDPGYAERPWGDGTAPPMYVPVLEREDELLAAAVDERLVAWAEGCGFEEPERFLGGRFGRLAVLTHVDTDDVEQLLIAAKLNAAWWAADDLYADSTEMGAVPEELPPRLALAMAAMDPVAPAAEFTAELEEVLNDDPVLVGLRSGIAHLASRSTATVVQRVCYSTFAMFVSWSAYAAWRHTASYPPAWQYLATRQHDTFYTSMTLIDAVGGYELPAPLYYDPRVRQLLTAAGTASVVVNDLVSVEKDAADEKPVCNMVLQIEADRRCSREEAVERTVELHNQLVRDFEAGHKALLAVPSVELHRFLKGVKAWMGGGFEWHTTHPRYQ from the coding sequence ATGAAGGACCTCCTCTCCGGGCCGTCCGGGCTGGGCACATCCGCTGCCCGGCTCGGGCGGCCCGAGGCCGTCGCCGTGGTCGACCCCGGCTACGCCGAGCGCCCCTGGGGTGACGGCACCGCGCCGCCGATGTACGTGCCGGTGCTCGAACGCGAGGACGAGCTGCTCGCCGCCGCCGTGGACGAGCGCCTGGTGGCGTGGGCGGAGGGCTGCGGGTTCGAGGAGCCGGAGCGCTTCCTCGGCGGGCGGTTCGGCCGCCTGGCCGTGCTCACCCACGTCGACACCGACGACGTCGAGCAGCTGCTCATCGCCGCGAAGCTCAACGCGGCCTGGTGGGCGGCGGACGACCTCTACGCCGACAGCACCGAGATGGGCGCCGTGCCGGAGGAGCTGCCGCCACGGCTGGCGCTGGCGATGGCCGCCATGGACCCGGTGGCCCCGGCCGCGGAGTTCACCGCCGAGCTGGAGGAGGTGCTGAACGACGACCCGGTGCTCGTCGGCCTGCGGTCCGGCATCGCACACCTGGCGTCGCGCTCCACGGCGACGGTGGTGCAGCGGGTCTGTTACTCCACCTTCGCGATGTTCGTGTCGTGGAGTGCTTACGCGGCGTGGCGGCACACCGCGTCGTACCCGCCCGCGTGGCAGTACCTCGCGACGCGGCAACACGACACGTTCTACACGTCGATGACACTGATCGACGCCGTCGGCGGCTATGAGTTGCCGGCGCCTTTGTACTACGACCCGAGGGTGCGCCAGCTGCTGACCGCGGCGGGCACGGCGTCCGTGGTCGTCAACGACCTGGTGTCGGTGGAGAAGGACGCCGCCGACGAGAAGCCGGTGTGCAACATGGTGCTGCAGATCGAGGCGGACCGGCGGTGTTCACGCGAGGAGGCGGTCGAGCGGACCGTGGAGCTGCACAACCAGCTGGTGCGCGACTTCGAGGCGGGGCACAAGGCGTTGCTGGCGGTGCCGTCGGTGGAGCTGCACCGGTTCCTGAAGGGCGTGAAGGCCTGGATGGGTGGCGGGTTCGAGTGGCACACCACGCACCCGCGCTACCAGTAG
- a CDS encoding DUF6401 family natural product biosynthesis protein — protein sequence MRLTANWRENSAWRWISDLSERIGVAGWTTLALTPALAAEVDQHAAAVRDILLLGVESSATVAAIVLLASYGRGLLDSALEAGDPWRGEATSWLGVRLMAVCQLAHAHGTRPLTNTLPHPA from the coding sequence ATGCGGCTGACGGCGAACTGGCGCGAGAACAGCGCCTGGCGGTGGATCTCGGACCTCTCCGAGCGGATCGGGGTGGCGGGCTGGACGACCCTCGCCCTCACACCGGCACTGGCCGCGGAGGTGGACCAGCACGCCGCCGCCGTGCGCGACATCCTGCTGCTCGGCGTGGAGTCGTCCGCCACCGTCGCCGCCATCGTGCTGCTCGCCTCCTACGGCCGCGGCCTGCTCGACAGCGCGCTCGAAGCGGGTGACCCGTGGCGCGGCGAGGCCACGTCCTGGCTCGGCGTCCGCCTGATGGCGGTCTGCCAGCTCGCCCACGCCCACGGCACCCGCCCCCTGACCAACACGCTCCCCCACCCCGCCTGA
- a CDS encoding MSMEG_6728 family protein, whose protein sequence is MQTFLPYPDFVITARVLDQRRLGKQRVETLQVQRALVVPGHGWRHHPAVKMWAGYEEALVRYGVEICAQWRAGGYQDTCEATMRADLSQAREITVVRTQEELAAAGDLPAWLGDEEVHRSHRSALVRKDPEFYRRFFPDVPDDLPYVWPRSDREVRV, encoded by the coding sequence GTGCAGACCTTCCTGCCCTACCCCGACTTCGTGATCACCGCCCGCGTGCTGGACCAGCGCAGACTCGGCAAACAGCGCGTCGAGACCCTGCAGGTGCAGCGCGCCCTCGTCGTGCCTGGACACGGCTGGCGGCATCACCCGGCCGTGAAGATGTGGGCGGGGTACGAGGAGGCGCTCGTGCGGTACGGCGTCGAGATCTGCGCGCAGTGGCGTGCGGGCGGGTACCAGGACACGTGCGAGGCCACCATGCGGGCGGACCTGTCGCAGGCGCGGGAGATCACGGTGGTGCGCACGCAGGAGGAACTGGCGGCGGCCGGGGACCTGCCTGCCTGGCTGGGGGACGAGGAGGTGCACCGCAGCCACCGGTCGGCGCTGGTGAGGAAGGACCCGGAGTTCTACCGGCGGTTCTTCCCGGACGTGCCGGACGACCTGCCGTACGTGTGGCCGCGGTCGGACCGCGAGGTGAGGGTCTGA
- a CDS encoding geranyl diphosphate 2-C-methyltransferase, whose amino-acid sequence MASPTVKPVLRTDYQRSVADYWNREKDPVNIKLGEVDGLYHHHYGLGAYDPAVLEAPAEVRDAAIIAEMHRLETAQAEVLLDAFGDVPFGGHLMDGGSGRGGTSFMANARFGARIDGVSISEQQVAFANQQAVERGVADQVRFHFKNMLDTGFETGSFNGIWTNETTMYVDLQQLYGEFARLIAPGGRYVCITGCYNDLTGGRSRAVSQIDQHYICNIHARSEYFRALADNGFVPISVVDLTPDTIPYWELRAKSNVATGVEDPFLTAYKEGSFHYLLIVADRI is encoded by the coding sequence ATGGCGAGCCCCACTGTGAAGCCGGTTCTGCGCACCGACTACCAGCGTTCCGTCGCCGACTACTGGAACAGGGAGAAGGACCCGGTCAACATCAAGCTCGGCGAGGTCGACGGGCTGTACCACCACCACTACGGGCTCGGTGCGTACGACCCGGCCGTGCTGGAGGCCCCGGCGGAGGTGCGCGACGCGGCGATCATCGCCGAGATGCACCGGCTGGAGACAGCGCAGGCCGAGGTCCTGCTCGACGCGTTCGGCGACGTCCCGTTCGGCGGCCACCTGATGGACGGCGGCTCCGGTCGCGGTGGCACGAGCTTCATGGCCAACGCCCGCTTCGGCGCCCGCATCGACGGGGTCAGCATCTCCGAGCAGCAGGTGGCGTTCGCGAACCAGCAGGCCGTCGAGCGCGGAGTGGCCGACCAGGTGCGGTTCCACTTCAAGAACATGCTCGACACCGGGTTCGAGACCGGGTCGTTCAACGGCATCTGGACCAACGAGACCACGATGTACGTGGACCTCCAGCAGCTCTACGGCGAGTTCGCCAGGCTGATCGCGCCCGGTGGCCGGTACGTCTGCATCACCGGCTGCTACAACGACCTGACCGGTGGCCGGTCGCGGGCGGTCAGCCAGATCGACCAGCACTACATCTGCAACATCCACGCGCGCAGCGAGTACTTCCGCGCGTTGGCGGACAACGGGTTCGTGCCGATCAGCGTGGTCGACCTGACGCCCGACACCATCCCGTACTGGGAGCTGCGGGCGAAGTCGAACGTCGCGACCGGCGTCGAGGACCCGTTCCTGACCGCGTACAAGGAAGGGTCGTTCCACTACCTGCTGATCGTCGCCGACAGGATCTGA
- a CDS encoding glycoside hydrolase family 97 catalytic domain-containing protein, whose product MSRLLASLTTLMLLSPAPAIAAPDRWEIRGPSPLTATVELNGGSPTLGVSRAGRAVLAPAPIGLRTTTADLTSGLRMVGRKDRVVTERYSMTTGKRRQRAAVMTETTLTFEGAARFDLKIRVAQDGVAYRYVTPAPVTITEEASAFRLPADAPAWLLPYNAWYEANRVRTTAGAANGEFGYPSLFRTGGEHVLITESDVDGRHSGSRLRHTTGDYRVVLADAQLTTTQTPWRTAIIGDLATISTSTLVDDLASPSKLTDTSWVRPGNVAWSWLSEHDSPRSFERQKQYVDFAARNGWPYSLVDEGWSAEWVPELVRYARAKGVEILLWIHWNNLDTEAERDTLLPKVEQWGAKGVKIDFMESDSQARYQWYDAVLAKTAELQLMVNFHGSTIPHGLARTWPHIMTMEGVRGAENFPPAANNPVQFFTRNVVGSMDYTPVSLEVGTREASVAHEVALPVVYESGWTHFADKPEAYERHPQALRFLNQVPTVWDETRLISGDPDTHAVVARRADARWFIGAISADARTVDVPLTFLNNGQWLVETVRDPATRGDVTRDRQVLSSRQTLQVPVQRNGGFAAVVCRYRPGLQTCDQAVPQVPSTSLTVTPTEVDVAQGSSFTVEGAFTSTADISDVVLTTAPPAGWTVTGAPVTRQRLKAGETITGRWTVRAGGPAGFTDVPVYAEFRAHQTVHVERAVRAFVPPPVPTGTPFASDLPFVSESNGWGPVERDRSNGETSAGDGAPLRIAGVTYAKGLGTHAPAEVSLYLGRGCRAFDALVGLDDETTSPGSVSFQVLGDGRLLHDSGVVRGGEAARPVAVDTTGVRMLSLRVTDGGDGRNFDHADWADARLTC is encoded by the coding sequence ATGTCAAGGCTGTTGGCCTCGCTCACGACCCTGATGTTGCTTTCACCCGCGCCCGCCATCGCGGCACCGGACAGATGGGAGATCCGCGGCCCGTCACCCCTGACCGCGACCGTCGAGCTCAACGGCGGCTCCCCCACCCTCGGCGTCTCCCGCGCCGGTCGCGCAGTCCTGGCGCCCGCTCCGATCGGCCTGCGCACCACGACCGCCGACCTCACCTCCGGACTGCGGATGGTCGGCCGCAAGGACCGGGTCGTCACCGAGCGGTACTCGATGACGACCGGCAAGCGCCGGCAGCGCGCCGCGGTGATGACCGAGACGACGCTGACGTTCGAAGGCGCCGCGCGGTTCGACCTCAAGATCCGGGTCGCCCAGGACGGCGTCGCCTACCGGTACGTCACACCGGCCCCGGTGACCATCACCGAGGAGGCCTCCGCGTTCCGGCTGCCCGCCGACGCGCCGGCCTGGCTGCTGCCCTACAACGCCTGGTACGAGGCGAACCGCGTGCGCACGACGGCGGGCGCGGCGAACGGTGAGTTCGGCTACCCGTCGCTGTTCCGGACAGGCGGCGAGCACGTGCTCATCACCGAGTCCGATGTGGACGGACGGCACTCCGGCAGCCGGTTGCGGCACACCACCGGCGACTACCGGGTCGTGCTGGCCGACGCCCAGCTCACCACGACGCAGACCCCGTGGCGCACCGCGATCATCGGCGACCTGGCCACGATCAGCACGTCCACGCTCGTCGACGACCTGGCGTCACCGTCGAAGCTCACCGACACGTCGTGGGTCCGGCCGGGCAACGTCGCGTGGTCGTGGCTGAGCGAGCACGACAGCCCGCGCTCGTTCGAACGCCAGAAGCAGTACGTCGACTTCGCCGCCCGCAACGGCTGGCCCTACTCGCTCGTCGACGAGGGCTGGAGCGCCGAGTGGGTGCCGGAGCTGGTCAGGTACGCCCGCGCGAAGGGTGTCGAGATCCTGCTGTGGATCCACTGGAACAACCTCGACACCGAGGCCGAACGCGACACCCTGCTGCCGAAGGTCGAGCAGTGGGGCGCGAAGGGCGTGAAGATCGACTTCATGGAGTCCGACTCCCAGGCGCGCTACCAGTGGTACGACGCGGTGCTCGCGAAGACCGCCGAGCTGCAGCTGATGGTGAACTTCCACGGCTCGACGATCCCGCACGGCCTCGCCCGCACGTGGCCGCACATCATGACCATGGAAGGCGTGCGCGGCGCCGAGAACTTCCCGCCCGCCGCCAACAACCCGGTGCAGTTCTTCACCCGCAACGTCGTCGGTTCCATGGACTACACGCCGGTCTCGCTGGAGGTCGGCACCCGTGAGGCCTCGGTCGCGCACGAGGTCGCGCTGCCGGTGGTCTACGAGTCCGGCTGGACGCACTTCGCCGACAAGCCCGAGGCCTACGAACGGCACCCTCAGGCGTTGCGGTTCCTCAACCAGGTACCGACGGTGTGGGACGAAACGCGACTCATCAGCGGTGACCCGGACACGCACGCGGTGGTCGCGCGGCGTGCGGACGCGCGTTGGTTCATCGGCGCGATATCGGCCGACGCGCGCACGGTCGACGTGCCGCTAACGTTCCTGAACAACGGTCAGTGGCTGGTCGAGACCGTCCGCGACCCGGCCACGCGCGGTGACGTCACGCGGGACCGGCAGGTGCTGTCGTCGCGGCAGACCTTGCAGGTGCCGGTCCAGCGCAACGGCGGGTTCGCGGCGGTCGTCTGCCGCTACCGGCCCGGGCTGCAGACCTGTGACCAGGCGGTTCCGCAGGTGCCGTCGACCTCGCTGACCGTCACGCCCACCGAGGTCGACGTGGCGCAGGGCTCGTCCTTCACCGTCGAAGGCGCGTTCACCAGCACCGCGGACATCTCCGACGTGGTGCTGACGACGGCGCCGCCGGCCGGGTGGACGGTGACCGGCGCACCGGTGACCCGGCAGCGGCTCAAAGCGGGCGAGACGATCACCGGCCGGTGGACCGTGCGGGCAGGCGGCCCGGCCGGGTTCACGGACGTGCCGGTGTACGCCGAGTTCCGCGCCCATCAGACCGTCCACGTCGAACGGGCCGTGCGCGCGTTCGTGCCGCCACCGGTGCCGACCGGGACGCCGTTCGCGAGCGACCTGCCGTTCGTCAGCGAGTCGAACGGCTGGGGCCCGGTCGAGCGCGACCGGTCCAACGGCGAGACCTCGGCGGGTGACGGCGCGCCGTTGCGGATCGCGGGCGTCACCTACGCCAAGGGGCTGGGCACGCACGCGCCCGCCGAGGTCTCGCTCTACCTGGGCCGCGGCTGCCGGGCGTTCGACGCGCTGGTCGGCCTCGACGACGAGACCACGTCACCGGGCTCGGTGAGCTTCCAGGTGCTCGGCGACGGCAGGCTGCTGCACGACAGCGGCGTCGTGCGCGGCGGCGAGGCGGCCCGGCCGGTCGCGGTCGACACGACCGGCGTGCGGATGCTGAGCCTGCGGGTCACCGACGGCGGTGACGGCAGGAACTTCGACCACGCCGACTGGGCCGACGCGCGCCTGACCTGCTGA
- a CDS encoding DUF3072 domain-containing protein, producing MTGPQESYLHTLAQEAGEEVPGELTKVEASQLIDRLQEKTGRGS from the coding sequence ATGACCGGGCCGCAGGAGTCGTACCTGCACACCCTCGCGCAGGAGGCGGGCGAGGAGGTGCCGGGCGAGCTGACCAAGGTCGAGGCGTCGCAGCTGATCGACCGGCTGCAGGAGAAGACGGGCCGGGGCAGCTGA